The following proteins are encoded in a genomic region of Alphaproteobacteria bacterium:
- a CDS encoding endonuclease/exonuclease/phosphatase family protein, whose protein sequence is MKILFSNIGYAKGIGGTLLEHLTRLDRHIYTAPIVQKHALAQLKTIIDGENPDLCCFVEIDKGSFHSGYFNQIAPLMDEDYRFHDIADKYGASSLLGRMPLHAGKCNAFLAKTSFPYERLYFTHGNKRLIYRIALPGDITLFFAHFSLQRKVREKQFREINRLLKETAGEIIIMADFNILNGFSELSPLLGGTDLHVLNLETEHTFTFHRSKLVLDLCLCSASLARRATLKVIQQPFSDHAALLLDY, encoded by the coding sequence ATGAAAATCCTGTTCAGCAATATCGGCTATGCCAAAGGGATCGGCGGGACTCTGCTGGAGCATCTCACGCGGCTGGACCGGCATATATACACCGCGCCCATCGTTCAGAAGCATGCGCTGGCGCAGCTGAAGACGATCATCGACGGCGAAAATCCCGATCTGTGCTGTTTCGTGGAGATCGACAAGGGGTCGTTCCATTCCGGCTATTTCAACCAGATCGCGCCTCTGATGGATGAGGATTACCGTTTTCACGATATCGCCGACAAATACGGCGCGAGCAGCCTATTGGGGCGGATGCCGCTGCATGCCGGAAAATGCAATGCCTTCCTGGCGAAAACGTCTTTTCCCTATGAGCGGCTTTATTTCACGCACGGCAATAAGCGGCTGATCTACCGGATCGCATTGCCCGGCGATATCACGCTGTTTTTCGCCCATTTTTCGCTGCAGCGCAAAGTCCGGGAGAAGCAGTTCCGCGAAATCAACCGATTGCTCAAGGAAACCGCCGGCGAGATTATCATCATGGCGGATTTTAACATCCTCAACGGATTTTCGGAATTGTCGCCGCTGCTCGGCGGCACCGATCTGCATGTGCTGAATCTCGAAACCGAGCATACGTTCACATTCCACCGCAGCAAACTGGTTCTCGATCTTTGCCTGTGTTCGGCGAGCCTAGCCCGCCGCGCTACGCTCAAGGTCATTCAGCAGCCTTTTTCCGATCACGCCGCCTTGCTGCTGGATTATTAA
- the queF gene encoding preQ(1) synthase, with product MKNGKKPAGKTTLLGRTSAIPHAPEAALLERVPNPHADTNYVARFIAPEFTSLCPVTGQPDFAHLVIDYVPAKWLLESKSLKFYLASFRSHGAFHEDCTVSIGKRIMVLVKPRWIRVGGYWYPRGGIPIDVFWQSAAPPKGIWLPEQGVASYRGRG from the coding sequence ATGAAAAACGGAAAGAAACCGGCGGGAAAAACCACGTTGCTGGGCCGCACGTCGGCGATCCCCCATGCGCCCGAGGCCGCGCTGCTTGAGCGCGTGCCGAACCCTCATGCCGATACAAATTATGTCGCGCGCTTCATCGCGCCGGAATTCACCTCGCTGTGCCCCGTGACCGGACAGCCGGATTTCGCGCATCTGGTCATCGATTATGTGCCCGCGAAATGGCTGCTGGAGAGCAAATCGCTCAAGTTTTATCTGGCCTCATTCCGCAGCCACGGCGCGTTCCACGAGGATTGCACTGTGAGCATCGGCAAGCGTATCATGGTGCTCGTGAAGCCGCGCTGGATCAGGGTCGGCGGCTATTGGTATCCGCGCGGCGGCATTCCGATCGATGTCTTCTGGCAGTCGGCAGCGCCGCCCAAGGGTATCTGGCTGCCGGAACAGGGCGTCGCGTCCTATCGGGGCCGGGGATAA